From a single Nicotiana tabacum cultivar K326 chromosome 8, ASM71507v2, whole genome shotgun sequence genomic region:
- the LOC107783393 gene encoding ribosome-binding factor PSRP1, chloroplastic — translation MATLSISPTVGTTFPCPHSYPPGSSSFTSSSTLSLTLSASSSGFLNSAFKNNEISAPMKKKGTRSFGIRMSWDGPLSSVKLILQGKNLELTPAVRSYVEEKLGKAVQKHSHLVREVDVRLSVRGGELGKGPKIRRCEVTLFTKKHGVVRAEEDAESVYGSIDMVSSIIQRKLRKIKEKDSDRGRHMKGFDRLKVRDPELLAVQEDLGTLPQEEEVEDEESEGFVTEIVREKLFDMPPLTVTEAIEQMENVDHDFYGFRNEETGEINIVYRRKAGGYGLIIPKEDGKTKLEPVEVELEKETSMAE, via the exons ATGGCGACTCTTTCCATTTCACCAACAGTTGGAACAACTTTTCCTTGCCCCCATAGCTACCCACCTGGTTCCTCTTCGTTCACTTCTTCTTCAACTTTGTCGCTAACATTGTCAGCAAGTAGTTCAGGGTTTTTAAATTCAGCTTTCAAGAACAATGAAATTAGCGCTCCTATGAAGAAAAAGGGGACAAGATCGTTTGGGATTCGAATGTCATGGGATGGTCCACTCTCTTCCGTCAAACTCATCCTCCAAGGCAAAAACCTTGAG TTAACGCCTGCTGTGAGGAGCTATGTGGAAGAGAAGTTGGGTAAGGCAGTTCAAAAACATAGCCATCTAGTCAGGGAAGTCGATGTTAGGCTGTCTGTTCGAGGTGGAGAGCTAGGAAAAGGCCCAAAGATTCGAAGATGTGAA GTTACTTTATTCACGAAGAAGCATGGAGTAGTTCGTGCAGAGGAAGATGCGGAGTCGGTCTATGGAAGTATAGATATGGTATCATCAATTATACAGCGAAAATTGCGGAAAATTAAGGAGAAGGATTCAGACCGTGGCAGGCATATGAAGGGCTTCGACAGGCTGAAGGTCAGGGACCCAGAATTGCTGGCAGTTCAAGAGGATTTGGGGACACTTCCCCAAGAGGAGGAAGTTGAAGATGAAGAAAGCGAGGGCTTTGTTACTGAG ATTGTTCGTGAGAAGCTCTTTGATATGCCACCTTTAACTGTCACTGAAGCAATTGAACAGATGGAAAACGTCGACCATGACTTTTATGGTTTTCGGAATGAGGAAACTG GTGAGATTAACATTGTTTACAGAAGAAAAGCAGGGGGTTATGGACTTATTATTCCCAAGGAAGATGGTAAGACAAAGTTAGAGCCAGTGGAGGTTGAACTAGAGAAAGAAACGTCGATGGCAGAATAG